The DNA region TAAGTTATACCAGGATTAGAAATAATACCGAGATAAGTTATTCCTGCCGGATGATGGAATAATAGTACCAGAATTAGTTATTCCTGGATAAAacaatgaaaatgacaaaaataatctTGAGGTCCCTCAAACCCTTTTCTACCAAATAaggtggagggtatttttgtaaataaacaacttttcttaaaaattatacAATGCATGTTTTCAATACAAAAACCCAAACAGTCAATAAAAATAATACCAAGATAACCAATCCcagcataaaataaaaggacCCCTAAAGTTAATATGTTGAAAAAGAATAGTATATGGAATATTccgttttgttttgtttgaacAACATGAATATTcccagaaaaaaaaacaatatggAATCCTGTCTAGAATAAGGAGACAAAGTTAGCCTTTCacccaaaaacaaaacaagCGTCTAACTCTCTAGTACCCATTCTTCCATTTCGCTAAAATCCTAAACCCTACCCACAATGTCGGACATTCCACCTGAAGTTATCAGTCACATATTTTCTCGACTTCCAGTCAAGTCTTTGCTCAGATTCAGCTGTGTTTCCAAACCAGTCAAAGCCCTTATAGACAgcacaaagttcatccaagctcACCTAAAGCAACAAATGCATAAGCCCAACTCTCTTATTCTCAAGGCCAACAACAAAGCTCACAACATTTTCTCGGTTGACAACTTCAGTTCAACCcaacaaccacaaccaaaaGAGCTTGACCACCCACTAAACCAACCCTTTGGTCCAACTCAGGTATTGGGTTCTTGTCGTGGTTTGCTTTTAATATCTAACAATATGAGTGAAAATCGTGTTTGGAATCCATCAACCAAGATGTTTAGGAAATTGCCTGTGTGTCACTTTAACCCTGAAAGTAAAACTCCAAAGGGACGTGGTCCGGGGTTGGCCCAAATTTGTGGTGGTTTTGGTTATGATGTTTATGGTGATGATTATAAGGTGGTTATGATAGGTCAATGGTATCACCCTGATGATAATCTTTCCTTAGTTTCTGCGACAATGGTTTATAGTTTGAAGTTTGGTGGGTGGAAGAAGGTTAAGGAGGATTGTCCTTATTGGTTGCTTAAGGAAGATAACGGGACGTTTGCTGGAGGCGCGTTGAACTGGATTGTAACTAAGGAACCATTAGTGAGGTCGAGCCCGTTAATTCTTGTTGGTCTTAACCTTGGAAGTGAGAGGTTTGAGGAGATGCCATTTCCTGAGAATTTCAGCAAGCCAATACAATTTAATTTGGCAGCTTTGGGTGAACGCCTTTGCTTGATTTCAGGTCACGTCACGAATGCGAAGGAAAATGTGTTGGATCATGTTGATGTATGGATGATGAAGGACCGGTCTTGGGTTAAGTTGTTTAAAGTTGACCAGTTAGAGGGTCGTCAACATTTTACTTATCTGAGGCCAATAGCATATTCAGTTACTGGTAAGGAAGTTCTTATGGAAATGGATGGTAGGAAGTTTCTTTGGTATAGTCTTGAAAAGAAATCCCTCAAACATGCTAAGATTAGTGGTGGATTGGACTGTTTTGAAACCTTCGTCAGTTTTGATACCCTTGTCCCTTTATATGAAAAGCATGGGAAGAAAGGGATTGAGGAACGAGATGTCTCGGTGATAGAGGAATGCAAGTTGGAACTCTGAAGCAACATTAAAATTAGAGGTAATTGAAAGGCATGTTTTATCTTATATTACCACTTTATTGTTGCTTCTCCTTGGTAACAGATACTTACATGCTTTTTGTTTGATCAAGTTTTCTACTAGATGAATATGGAGGGACAAGAGTGTTATTCTAAATCCTGTTTCTCTTTTCCCAGTGAGATGGGGGACACGTCATAAagtaaaatgtttttaaaaatcattGAATAGTTAAATATTCTGGATCTTCGACATGATTGCGCCcttcattattgtattatttttttgcttttgtcatcttggattttttttaaat from Lycium ferocissimum isolate CSIRO_LF1 chromosome 2, AGI_CSIRO_Lferr_CH_V1, whole genome shotgun sequence includes:
- the LOC132048211 gene encoding F-box protein CPR1-like; this encodes MSDIPPEVISHIFSRLPVKSLLRFSCVSKPVKALIDSTKFIQAHLKQQMHKPNSLILKANNKAHNIFSVDNFSSTQQPQPKELDHPLNQPFGPTQVLGSCRGLLLISNNMSENRVWNPSTKMFRKLPVCHFNPESKTPKGRGPGLAQICGGFGYDVYGDDYKVVMIGQWYHPDDNLSLVSATMVYSLKFGGWKKVKEDCPYWLLKEDNGTFAGGALNWIVTKEPLVRSSPLILVGLNLGSERFEEMPFPENFSKPIQFNLAALGERLCLISGHVTNAKENVLDHVDVWMMKDRSWVKLFKVDQLEGRQHFTYLRPIAYSVTGKEVLMEMDGRKFLWYSLEKKSLKHAKISGGLDCFETFVSFDTLVPLYEKHGKKGIEERDVSVIEECKLEL